The Branchiostoma floridae strain S238N-H82 chromosome 17, Bfl_VNyyK, whole genome shotgun sequence genome has a window encoding:
- the LOC118404456 gene encoding tripartite motif-containing protein 2-like yields MAGPVRERVTDADRRHFDFVKTLLRISDALTEEETANVKLFCLHLIPEGHAEQLKRAVDVFHKLIKMDKIDQENLDFLEEILEGIGRQDLIRDVLQQFQPPDREIPENTELQPGSNAVSASEREASKEERHTAETEGAAAGSTGDFIQGAITFGGKGSEPGKFWHPGGVVVSPSNEIFVADHINERVQVHSTEGVYLRHFPTVVPGTGDTDMMPHGICMDGNGTLWVVGRGEKAGHVVQYSTDGTAMAGFEKSHDYRGIAVDMRTNHILVADPDAGEVHVFRPDGSLVRTVRHPRGGEMTRPGYVTVDGEGNILVSDWDSNSVYVYDESGKFLFQFGGKGSGEGQLMNPLGICTDSSGYILVADSGNDRIQIFTRHSEFVRTLRTGSNPEGLAVGPEGQLVVTDCYNHTVTVFPNY; encoded by the exons ggcgccattttgattttgtaaaaaCCTTGCTCCGTATTTCCGATGCACTCACGGAAGAAGAAACGGCAAACGTGAAGTTGTTTTGTCTGCATCTGATTCCTGAAGGCCATGCGGAACAGCTGAAGCGGGCAGTGGACGTTTTCCACAAGCTGATAAAAATGGACAAAATCGACCAGGAGAATCTCGACTTTCTCGAAGAGATCTTAGAAGGAATCGGACGACAGGACCTGATTCGGGACGTTCTGCAGCAGTTCCAGCCGcctgaccgagagattccggaaaatACCGAACTGCAGCCGGGAAGTAACGCCGTGAGTGCAAGTGAAAGAG AAGCATCCAAGGAAGAGCGACACACAGCTGAGACAGAAGGAGCGGCAGCTGGCTCTACTGGGGACTTCATACAGGGTGCGATCACATTTGGTGGGAAAGGATCAGAACCTGGAAAGTTTTGGCACCCAGGTGGCGTCgtggtgtcgcctagcaacgagatattcGTGGCTGATCACATCAACGAGCGAGTCCAAGTCCATAGCACGgagggggtttacctgcgccacttcccaacagttgtaccgggtacagGGGACACGGACATGATGCCGCATGGTATttgtatggacggtaacggcacgctgtgggtagtgggACGAGGAGAGAAAGCTGgtcatgttgtacagtacagcacggacgggaccgccatggcgGGGTTTGAGAAGAGCCATGATTACCGTGGTATAGCAGtggacatgcgcactaaccacatcctggTGGCTGATCCAGACGCCGGTGAAGTTCAtgtgttccgtccggacggctccctggtgcggacagtccggcatCCACGGGGTGGGGAGATGACACGCCCCGGGTACgtcactgtggacggggaagggaacattcttgtgtcggacTGGGACAGTAACTCTGTCTACGTGTATGACGAGtccgggaagttcctgttccagttcggagggaagggaagtggtgaaggtcagctaaTGAATCCCCTCGGCATCTGCACAGACAGCTCGGGGTACATCCTCGTGGCGGATTCTGGGAACGACAGGattcagatcttcacacgtcacAGCGAGTTTGTCCGGACCCTCCGTACTGGGTCTAACCCGGAaggcctggctgtgggaccggaagggcagctggttgtgacTGATTGCTATAACCACACTGTGACTGTATTTCCTAACTACTGA
- the LOC118404458 gene encoding uncharacterized protein LOC118404458 yields MAGPVKERVTAADRRHFDFMETLLRISDELTEEETANLKVFCLHLIPKGHLEQLRRGMDVFVKLMELDKIDQENLDFIKEILERIGRQDLIRDVLRRFQQPDREIPENPELQPPGREIPEDSELQPETPELQPETSELQPETPELQPETSELQPETSELLPETPVLPPENPEPQPENPELQPGESNSEQANEGTTTSNIYVVVHGTVRMIQETLDHLRNRLATLCGTRRSQVKFRGYKKHKSILVHFSMPRENTAVLRHMADHSDPRLVYMGVKSLQIDAEVPIKVQQEEPLYDVRRQLPVDDIEVGCSTRTRHQRAPQSWTRLSALNLFSDALPLHLQAAASLEYQGFSYSLVRALVQKDRLREHQMSQAIQNLRNAEVDSNTLRQKAEVDSNTIRQKAEVDSNTLGQKAEVDSNTLRQKAEMDSNTLRQKAEVDSNTLRQKAKVDSNTIMTLRSKLDITENRLKEALETISVLEEKLQQAQEYAEKAAKQVTSHVTEYRGEKPP; encoded by the exons ATGGCGGGTCCGGTCAAAGAAAGAGTCACAGCTGccgacaggcgccattttgatttcatgGAAACTTTGCTCCGTATTTccgatgaactgacagaagaggaaacagCGAACTTAAAAGTCTTCTGCCTGCACCTGATTCCTAAGGGCCACTTGGAACAGCTCAGGAGAGGAATGGACGTTTTTGTAAAGCTGATGGAACTAGACAAAATTGACCAAGAGAATCTAGATTTTATTAAAGAGATCTTGGAAAGAATCGGCAGACAGGACCTGATTCGGGACGTTCTGCGGCGGTTCCAGCAGcctgaccgagagattccggaaaatcccgaactccAGCCGCCTGGCCGAGAGATTCCGGAAGATTCCGAACTGCAGCCGGAAACCCCCGAACTGCAGCCGGAAACCTCCGAACTGCAGCCGGAAACCCCCGAACTGCAGCCGGAAACCTCCGAACTGCAGCCGGAAACCTCCGAACTGCTCCCCGAAACCCCTGTACTGCCGCCAGAAAACCCTGAACCCCAACCAGAAAACCCAGAACTTCAACCAGGTGAAAGCAATTCAGAACAAGCCAATGAAG GAACTACAACGTCCAACATCTACGTGGTCGTGCACGGCACAGTGCGCATGATCCAGGAAACTCTAGATCATCTTAGAAACCGCCTGGCAACGTTATGTGGCACcaggaggtcacaggtcaagttcagaggttacaagaagcacaagagcatcctggtgcacttctccatGCCAcgggagaacacggcggtgctgaggcacatggcggatcactccgacccgagacttgtctacatgggcgtcaagtcactgcagatcgacgctgaagttcccatcaaagtCCAACAGGAGGAGCCGTTGTACG ATGTCAGGAGGCAGTTGCCTGTCGATGACATCGAGGTGGGATGCAGTACCCGGACCAGACACCAGAGGGCGCCCCAgagctggacccgcctgtctgccctgaacctgttctcggacgccctgccgctccatctgcaggcagccgcgagtctggagtaccagggcttctcctacagcctggtccgggctctggtgcagaaggaccggctcagagaacaccagatgagtcaggccatccagaacctcaggaacgcagaggtggattccaacacgctccgtcagaaggcagaggtggattccaacacgatccgtcagaaggcagaggtggattccaacacgctcggtcagaaggcagaggtggattccaacacgctccgtcagaaggcagagatggattccaacacgctccgtcagaaggcagaggtggattccaacacgctccgtcagaaggcaaaggtggattccaacacgatcatgactttgcgctccaagctcgacatcacagagaacaggctgaaggaggctcttgagacgatctcagttcttgaagaaaagctgcagcaggCTCAAGAATACGCAGAGAAAGCCGCCAAGCAGGTGACATCCCACGTGACGGaatacaggggagagaagccgcct